Genomic segment of Clostridium sp. Marseille-P299:
TTTGAGTATATGTTTGGACTTATTTTGTTACCAGCTTGTGGTTGGACGCTTGGTACTGTACTTGGTGCGATGATTTGTTCGTCGTTACCAGTGAGTCTTGCAAATGCAATGGGAATTGCTTTATATGCAATGTTTATAGCAATCATTGTACCCCCAGCAAAGAAATCAAAGGCTGTTGTTATAATTGTAGTATTATCTGTAATAATTATGTGCAGCTTAAAATATATTGCCTTATTCTCTTTTATATCGGGTGGGTTAAGAGTTATTATTGCAACGATTCTTGCTGCATCCATTGGTGCAATTTTATTTCCTATGGAGGAAACAAAAGAAGATGGAAATCATGTCACCGATATTAACGATTAATTTTTCATAGGAAGAAAATGAATATTTATTACATAAACGAAAATGAAATATGAAAGATGAAAGGTAACAAAAGATTATGAGTATACAAAAACAATTGATTGCTGTTATTTTAATGGCAGTAGTAACGTATATACCAAGAGCCTTACCAATTACGATTTTTCGAAAAGAAATAAAATCAAACTTCATAAAATCATTTCTACAATATGTACCTTATGCAGTGCTTGGAGCATTAACATTTCCGGATGTATTTACCTCAACAGGGAATGTCGTTACAGCAACTTGTGGTTTAGCTGTAGCTTTGTTTTTAGCTTGGAAGGAAAAAAGTCTTGTTATTGTAGCCATTGGTGCGGTTATTACCGTGTATTTATCACAATTTTTGGTTGTCGCATTTTGTTGATATGATTGAATTATTTTGACAAAAATGATAAAATAAAGTATAAAAAAATAACATTAGGATAAAAATGGAGGTGATATTTTAGGATGAATCGAGAAGTAAAAAAGAATAAAGAATTTTCTTCTGAAGAATTATCCGTATTTTGCGAACAGATTGCAATGCTCTTAAATAGTGGAATACCACTCTATGATGGCATAGATATGCTTTATCAAGAGATGGAAGATAAGAAGACAAAAGAAGTATTGGAACGATTAACAATTTATATGAAAGATAATATGTCACTTCATGAAGCACTTTTAAAAGTGGAATCCTTTCCAGAATATATGATACATATGGTTAAGGTGGGTGAGTACTCCGGTAAATTAGAAGAGGTTATGCACTCCTTAGCAGCTTACTATGAGCGAGAGACAAATGTAAAGGTAAGCATTCGTAATGCAATTACTTATCCAATCATCTTATATTGTATGATGTCCATAATCATACTGACTCTTGTGTGGAAGATATTACCTTTATTTGAAAATATGTTTCTTGAATTAAATGCAGAGATTTCAGCAACAACCAAGCAGATGATGACAGTTGGTATTACTGCTGGAACTGTAATCGCTATTATTACATGCATTATTATGGTATTTATTGTTGTTACACTATTATGGAAGAGGACAAAACATGGTGATAAAGCATTAAAAAATCTTGTCAGAAAGATTAGATTTACTAATAAATTGTCAGAAGAAATTGCAATTGGGAAATTTATTTCAGGCATGTCGTTAATGATTTCTAGTGGAATCAATATGGATGAAGCTTTAGAAATTGTAAAGGATATTACAGATCATAATAAGGTAAAAGAAAAAATAGTTGCATGTCAAGAGAAAGTAAAAGAGAACATTCCTATTGAAGAAGCAATCAAAGAGACTGGTTTAATTGCTGGTATGGAGAGTAGAATGATTAGTGTTGCAGGAAAGACAGGTGCAACAGACTCTGCATTTTCTAAGTTAAGTGAACAATACAATGTAAAAACGACAAATAAATTAAGCAGATTATCCACTATGATAGAAACAATCTTAGTTGTATGTTTGACCGTGATGGTTGGTGGAGTTCTTATCTCTGTAATGTTACCACTTGTTAGTATGATTTCCTCTGTTGGTTAACTAATAATGAGGGTGAAGAATAGCTGTTTGTGGGCAGCACGGAGGTTAACATGAAGAAATTTAGATTAAAGAAGAAAGAAAAAAGATTGCCACTTATAGTATCTATGGTGACCTTTACCTTCTTAATGGTAATTCTTTATTTGGGAATCAACAAATTTGAGGGTATTTTAAATGAACAGAATTTCTTATTAACAAAGCAGGCGATACATAAGGCGATTATTCAATGTTATGCAAATGAAGGTTTTTATCCAGCTTCCTTATCTTATTTAGAAGAGAATTACTACTTAACAATTGATTATGATTCTTATTATGTTTATTATGAATGTGTTGCTTCAAATTTAGTACCTGAAGTTGAAGTTTTTAAGCGTTGAAAGGAGAGCAATTACTTGTGGTAAATAAGGAACGAAAATCGTTGATTGTGGGTTTCATAAGTATTGTTATCCTTCTTTTTGTGTTTGCAATCTCTGGACTAATATTAGTGAATATTGGTTTGAATGTTTATAAGAATGTAGTACTTGCAAATAACGCAAATTTTGAATTAAGAACTTCCCTTTCTTATGTAGCTACAAAAATAAGACAAAGTGACACCGTGGGAAGAACTTACATAGAAGAGAAAGATGGAATCCCAGTTCTTGTACTTGGAGAAGAAATCGACGGGACTATATATGAGACATTAATTTATCATTATAATGGATATCTTTGTGAATTATTCCGAGAAGATGGTATGGATTACGAATTAGACTATGGTATGGAAGTTATGGAAATTAATAAGTTTACGATAGAAGAAACGGATGATGGACTACTTAAAATGGTGGCTGGCAATAAAGCTGGGGAGGAAGATAGTTTAATTATATCCCCTCGAACAAGGAGGTAATAATGGATACAGAAAAAAAACAAAACTCCTTTCGCTTACCAATGATTGAGATGGTAATTATTTTAGGTGTGTTTGCAGTCATTAGCGTACTTATTGTTAGAATGTTTGTATCAACAGATCGTATGAGTACTAAGGCTTTAAATATCAGTAGAGCTGTGATTGAGACAGAAAGTATTGCTGAAACTTTAAAAGGTAGAGAGGTATCAGAAGCATTATTTAGAGATATCGGAGCAGTAGAAGCAAAGAATACAGATGATACCTATTTTATCTATTATGATAAATATTGGAACGTATTAAAAGAAGAAGTCAAAAGTGAAGCAAAGAACGTTATTGTAATACATTTTACAGAAAGTATAAGCGAGTATGGTGATATGAATACCTATCAAATTACTGCATATGAATCAGAAGATGGTGAACAAATTAACGAAAGCGATGAACCATTATGTGATTTGACGGTGAAGAAATTGATATAGTTATTAGGAGGTCACAATGAAAAAACGAGGCTATCAAATGAATATTGGTGGTGCATCTATATTGTTAGTACTCCTAGTTTTTGCCTTAACCGTGTTTGCAATTCTTTCTATGAAAGCATCTTACCAAGAATTAATGAGAAGTGAAAACACTAGAGATTCGGTAGAAAGATATTATGAGGCAGATGCAAAATCAGAAGAAGCATTATTGTCAGTGCGAAAAATAATGAGTGAAGCAATGAAGCAAACTGATATGGCAGAAATTGATTATTTAAAAGAATATATAAAAAATGATAAGACCCTAGAATTCGACGAAAACTCCCGTGTATTGACATGTCTTGTTTTCGTAGACTATAATAAAAAAATAGAAATGAAACTAAAAATTGCGGATAATTTTAGTGACGGCTATGAAATATTAAGTCATAAGTTGCTTGTAACAGATCAAGGAACTTATGAGGATGAAGAGATTGAGATTTGGGACGGAGTTATTGACGATTAAGAAGGATGGGTTAAAAATGGATTTATTATCGATATTACAGGAAGCAGTGAGGCAAAAAGCATCCGATATATTCTTTATTATTGGACAACCAGTTGCATTTAAGTTACAGGGAGTTATAACAAGGCAGGACACGGATACCCTAACTTCTGATCAGATTGTTGGTTTAGTTAAGGAAATGTATAAAGCAGCGGATGAACGAGATTTAAACCTATTAAAAGACGGTGATGATGATTTTGCATTGTCTGTACGAGGGGTAGGGAGATTTCGTGTTAATGTCTTTAAACAAAGAGGAACGCTAAGTGCAGTGCTACGTGTGGTTTCCTTTCAGTTACCACCAAGAGACGAGTATGGAATACCACAGTCAATCATTGAGCTTAGTAACCAAAAAAAAGGCTTGATTCTAGTGACTGGTCCAGCAGGCAATGGTAAAAGTACAACACTTTCTTATATTCTTGATGAAATTAATAGCAATAGAAATTGCCACATCTTAACACTAGAAGATCCAATTGAATATTTACATAAACACAAACAAAGTATTGTTAGCCAAAGAGAAATTGGTTTTGATACACCAAACTACTCAAAAGCTCTTAGAGCAGCAATGAGAGAATCCCCAGATGTAATTTTTATTGGTGAAATGAGGGATTTAGAAACCATTGAAATTGCTATGACAGCTGCTGAAACTGGACATTTAGTACTATCAACTCTACATACAATTGGAGCAGCGAATACAATTGATCGAATTATAGATGTATTCCCAAGCAATCAACAACAACAAATACGTATTCAACTTAGTATGGTCTTAAATGCGGTTGTATCACAACAATTATTACCAGGACAAGATGGCTTAGTACCTGCATTTGAGATATTAGAAGCAAATAGTGCCATTAAAACTATGATTCGAGATGGAAAAGTACATCAGATTGATTCTGTTATTTATTCTTCTGCTAAAAATGGTATGGTTTCTATGGACAGTAGTATTTTAGAACTATATCGTAGTGGAAAAATAAGTGCTCAAACTGCAATATCCTTTAGCATGAATCAAGATGCAATGAGAAGAAATGTGAATTAATGCATAGTGAAACTATGTGTGGAAAGGAGTAAATTTGAAACTTAATAAAATTCTTACATTATTCGCAATATTATGTGTTGCATTTCTATTAAAAGGAACTAAGGCGAGTGCGGCATCGACATTTTATGAAGATAACGAAAATGGAGTTATTACCATTACTTACAATAATAAAAGTAATGCGAAGATGAAGGTGGCGGTTTCAAAAGGCTCCGAAACTTATTACTATAATCTTGGTAACGGAAAAAATACCCTTGACATTCCATTAAATATGGGAAATGGTTCATATAAAATTCGTATCTGTAAAAATATAAGTGGAACGAAATATAGCGTTATCGAAAGTAGTACAATTGAATTAGACCTTAGTGATGAGAATGAAGTATTTAAATATTCTAATGTCATAGTAAATTTTGAGGCTAGCGATAATGCCATTAAAAAAGCAAAAGAGTTAACAAAAAATTGTAAAACAGATACTGAAAAGATTAAGAAGATATATGATTACATCGTTAAGAATTACAAATATGATTACGATAAAATAGAATCTTTAAGCGCAGGTTATATACCAGATATCCAGATTATATATAAAAACAAAAAGGGTATTTGTTATGATTTATCTGCAATGATGGCGGCAATGTTACGGAGTCAAGGGATTAAGGTGAAATTAGTGACGGGTTATACCCCGAATATTGATACCTATCATGCTTGGAATACTGTTTATGATACAAAGACAAAGAAATGGTATACCATCGATACCACCTATGATGTGGCTATGTATCGTGCAGGCAAGAAGTACACGATGAGAAAAGACGCAAAAGATTATACAGATGTAAAATATCAATACTAAAATATCAATATTAAAATATCAAAATTATAATATCAACATTATAATATTAATACTAATAAAAATGGGCTGTCGCAAAATTGCGATAGCCCATTTTGGTACTAAAATATATTACTATAGTTGTTCGTTTAACAACAATTGTATAAAATAGTTCGCTGGTTCAGAAAGTGGAATACTTTCATCATATGCAGCAACTAATTTACGTGTTGGCATGGTTTCTTCTGTCTTAAGAACATATAAATTCTCATCAATTGTATTTTTAATACAAAAATCAGGAACAAAAGCAATTCCAAGGCCTATTTTAGCAAGATCAATTAATAAATCATTACTACTGATTTCGATTGCTGGAACTAAGTCTAAGGAGTTTTGTAAAAATAGATTATGCAAAAAGGCACTGGTAGTTGATAGCTTATTTAACATAAGTATCGGTAACTTCTGCAATTCTTCTAGACTTAAAGGTTTATCTCCAAATGGGAATGCATCTGGATTTGCAACAAATACATCTGTAAAATCTTTTACATCTAAAATTTTCATATTGTTATTAAGTGCAGAGTTTGGAGAGTTGGCAACAATAAGATCCACTTGATTCGTCTCTAACATTTCTGCACACTTTAAAGAGGTTCCGTTAATAATCTTAATATGAACTTCTTTATAAGTCTTATGAAATAAATTTAAATATGGTACTAAAAAGTATCGACATATGGTATCACTTGCAGCAATGCGAAGTTGCATTCCACCAGATGGTGTCGAATTAAGTAGCTGATTCTCACCGCGAGTAATCAAATTAATTGCTGGTTCTATGTGTTTTAATAACATTTCCCCTTCTTTTGTAAGACTAACACGTTTTGTACTACGAATAAATAAAACTTGGTCTAAGCGTTTTTCAAGTACTTTCACGGATTGACTAACTGCGGATTGTGAAATAAATAATTCCGTTGCTGCTTCTGAAAAACTAAGTGTTTTTGCAACATAATAAAATACTTTATATAACTCATAATTGATATCCATTTTTAGTTCTCCTTTTAACAGCCTTTCCTATTTATTGATCCTTTTATACCTTAGTATCATTATAACGTAAAATTAATGAACTAAAGTAGCGCAAAAATTAGAATGAAAGAAACAACAATCTGAATGATAATAAAACGGAAAACTGTTTGTGTATCAGACCAACCTTTGTTTTTACGTACATGGTCATGGATTGGTGTTCTTGTATTTTTAAGAATTCTAATTTTTAAGAAACGTAATAGTGCTACTTTAATTAAACCTAATCCACCATCAATAATTAATACGATAGCACAAGGAATAAATAAAAGTGCGCTACCAGTTTTTAAAGCAACAACTGCAAGGAAAAGTCCAATTGCTCTTGAACCAGCATCTCCCATTAATAATTTACTTGGAGAAGCATTAAACCATAGATAACCAAGTAAACAAATTACCATAAGTAAAATAAATTGTCCAAAACCAGCATCGCCGATTTTAGAAATGTAAATCACATAAAAAGTAATAAGAGTACAGATGGAAAGACTTCCACTTAAACCATCCACTCCGTCACTACAATTAGTAACGTTGATGGAGGCCCATATAAGAATCATAGCTAAAATAACATAAAGCCAAGCTGGTAATACAAATTCTTGACCAGTTAGCATGATCGTTAATTTGCTTGAATTAAAATTAACATAAGTAAAGGCACAAACAAAGGCGATAATTAAGTCAATTAGTCCTTTTTTATATTCGCCCCAAGGAGCTTTTGAACTATCATCTAAATAACCACTCATCATTGCAGCAATGAGCATGATTAAGTAAATAATAAGTTCGCGATTAATTGGTGCAAATAAAATCGCTGAAACGACAAAAACTAAAATAAATACGATTCCAGCACCTCTAGGTTTTCCTTGTGACAATCCACCATTTACCGCAAATGCTCGACCGCCATCGCGAGGAAGTACATTTTGCAATAGTTCTAGCAAGATGCAAGTAACCAAAAATGCGAATAGGAGACCGAAAAAAGCTATTCCTTTACCATTCGTGCTGTCAAATAATGAATATAACATAAATTTATCCTCCAAAAATATTGTCATCGCTGTTATTCAAAATATCGTTATTGCTCTATAAGCGTTCTAAAAATAAGTCACGCTTATGCAAATTCATATGTAATGAAAGATATCGATGTCTAAAATATTTTACTATAAAAGAACTGGTTTGTATATAGTTAGAATATGATATGTGTAAGATTTTATAAGGGGGGCTTATTAAATATTTAACATATATTAATTTCAATTATAAATACTACTATGCTATAATAAATATAACCATTAAATAATTTATATACACAATTTTAGAAAATAACGTAATTATGCAGTTTTCAAGTAAATTATTTTACGAAAAATGTCCATATAAAATGTTTCTGAGCGAATAGACATGGAGGTTTATGATGGAAAACGTTAAGAGAATATATGTAGAGAAAAAGGAACCATATGCTGTAAAAGCAAAAGAATTAAAAGAAGAAATTAGAAGTTATCTTGGAATTACTAAGTTAGCGAATGTTCGAGTTTTAATTCGTTATGACATTGAACATGTAAGTGATGAAACATATAAGAGTGCTCTTGGTGTTGTTTTTAGTGAGCCTCCTGTAGATATACTATATGAAGAGAAATTTCCAATGAACGAAAACGACCATGTTTTTTCTGTAGAGTATCTACCAGGTCAATTTGATCAAAGAGCGGATTCTGCAGAACAATGTGTGAAACTTTTAAATGAAAACGAAGAGCCAGTAATTAGAACAGCAACCACCTATGTTTTAACAGGAGACATTACGAAAGAAGATTTTGAACGTATTAAGATGTATTGTATCAACCCGGTAGACTCAAGAGAAACCAATGAGATTAAGCCGGAGACACTTATTATACCATTTGACGTACCAGAAGATGTAATTGTCATTGAGAACTTTAAGGACATGAAGGAAGATGACTTAAAGGAATTATATGAATCTTTAAATCTTGCAATGACCTTTGCAGATTTTTGTCATATACAAAACTATTTTAAAACGGATGAAGATAGAAATCCAACGATGACTGAGATTCGCGTGCTTGATACGTATTGGTCAGATCATTGTCGTCATACTACATTTTTAACAGAGTTAGAAAATGTTACCTTTGAAGAAGGTTATTATAAAGAGCCGATCGAAGCAGCTTATAACGATTACAAGAAAAGCCGTGATGCTTTATATCAGGGAAGAGATGATAAATACATATCCTTAATGGATATTGCACTTCTTGCAATGAAGAGATTAAAAGCAGAAGGAAAACTAGAGGATATGGAAGTTTCCGATGAAATCAATGCTTGTTCTATTATAGTACCAGTAGAAATTGATGGTAAAACAGAAGAATGGCTTGTTTTCTTTAAAAATGAAACCCATAACCATCCTACAGAGATTGAACCCTTTGGTGGTGCAGCAACATGCCTAGGTGGAGCAATTCGTGATCCACTTTCCGGTAGAGGATACGTTTACCAAGCTATGCGTGTTACTGGTGCTGCAGATCCTACGGTACCGATTAAGGATACACTAAAAGGAAAGTTGGCTCAAAGAAAAATTGTAACTGGTGCAGCCAAAGGATATAGTTCTTACGGAAATCAGATCGGACTTGCTACTGGCTTGGTAGATGAAATATATCATCCAAACTATGTTGCAAAACGTATGGAAATTGGTGCAGTCATGGGGGCAGCTCCTCGCAAGAATGTCATTAGAGAGTCCTCTGATCCTGGAGATATTATTATATTAATGGGTGGTAGAACTGGACGAGATGGCTGTGGTGGAGCAACAGGCTCTTCAAAAGTTCATACGACGGATTCCATTCATACTTGTGGTGCTGAGGTACAAAAAGGTAATGCACCAACCGAACGTAAATTGCAACGTCTTTTCCGTAGAGAAGAAGTTAGTAAATTAATTAAGAAATGTAATGATTTTGGTGCAGGTGGTGTTTCTGTAGCAATTGGTGAACTTGCAGATGGATTACACATTTTTCTTGATAAGGTTCCAAAAAAATATGCAGGCCTTGATGGAACGGAACTTGCGATTTCTGAATCTCAAGAAAGAATGGCAGTCGTAGTTGATAAAGCGGATGTGGATGCAATGCTTGCATTTGCAGAAGAAGAGAATTTAGAGGCAGTAGCAGTTGCAGAAGTTACCAAAGAGCCAAGACTTGTGATGTATTGGAGAGATAAAGTAATTGTTGATATTTCCAGAGAATTTTTAGATACCAATGGTGCACATCAAAAAGCAAGTGCAATTGTCACAATTCCAGAGAAAGAAAAGAATTATTTTAAAACAGGTGCATCTTATGTAGCTGCTGAAACGAAAAAAGCCTTAAAACAGTCTGCAAAGGATGAAAAAGAGACATTAAAAAGCGATGATAAAAGTGATGATACTATAAAAGATCAGTGGTTAGCGATGCTAGGAGATTTAAATATTTGTTCTAAAAAAGGTTTAGTGGAGATGTTTGATAGTTCCATTGGAGCGTCAACGGTTACGATGCCTTTTGGTGGAAAACATCAATTAACTCCAACACAAACAATGATTGCAAAACTTCCAGTGTTGCATGGTTCTTGTGATACTGTAACAATGATGAGCTATGGTTATGATCCATACTTATCAACTTGGAGTCCTTTCCATGGAGCAGTGTATGCAGTAATCTCCTCCGTTGCTAAAATCGTAGCAGCTGGTGGTAATTATAAAAATATACGATTTACATTCCAAGAGTACTTTAGAAGACTTGGGAATGATGCAAAGCGTTGGGGAGAACCTTTAACTGCCTTACTTGGTGCTTATGATGCACAGATTAAATTAGGTCTTCCATCCATAGGTGGCAAGGATAGTATGTCTGGAACCTTTAATGAAATTGATGTACCACCTACCTTAGTTTCTTTTGCAGTGAATGTTGCAAAGAATCAGGAAATTATCACACCTGAGTTAAAACAAGAGGGGAATTCATTAGTAGTCTTTGAAATTAACAAAGATGCATATGATTTACCAGAGTATGAAGATTTAATGAAACAATACGACCAAATCATGGAATTAGTTAAAAACGGCGTTATTGTTTCAGCCTATGCACTTGGTGCGAAAGGTATTGCTGAGGCAGTGAGTAAAATGGCATTTGGTAATCAATTTGGAGCAGAATTAGACGGTTCATTAACGGTGGAAGATTTATTCTATCCTGCCTATGGCAATATCATAGCTGAAGTATCTAAGGATAAGATGGCAGAATTGACTGGATCTGGTGCTACATTTAAAATAGTTGGCGCTGTAATAGATCAGCCAGAATTTAAATATAGAGATGTAAATATATCAATGGAAGAAGCTTTAAATGCATGGGAAAATACATTAGAGAAGGTATTTCCAACAAAATCTAATGTAGCAAAAATGAACCAAGCAGAAAAAGTTTCACAAAACTTATTCGATGCTAAGAGAGTTTTTGTTGCTAAGAATAGAGTAGCGAAACCAAAGGTATTTATTCCAGTATTCCCAGGAACAAACTGTGAGTATGATTCATTAAAAGCCTTTGAACGTGCTGGTGCAGAGGTGAATACCGTTGTATTTAAGAACTTAGATGCCACTAATATTAAAGAATCCGTTCTTGCCTTTGAAAAAGCAATCAATGATGCACAGATATTGATGTTCCCAGGTGGATTTTCAGCAGGTGATGAACCAGATGGTTCAGGGAAATTTATAGCAACTGCATTCCGTAATATCAGAATTAGTGAGGCTGTAAATGATCTTTTAAAACAAAAGGATGGTTTAGTACTTGGTATATGTAACGGTTTCCAAGCGTTAATTAAGCTTGGGCTTGTTCCTTATGGTGAAATCCTTGCGCAAAATGAAGATTCGCCAACACTTACAATGAACACAATTGGTCGTCATATATCAAAAGCTGTTTATACAAAAGTAGTATCCAATAACTCACCATGGCTTATGAAAGCTAATTTGGGTGATGTTTATACGATTCCAGCTTCTCATGGAGAAGGTCGCTTTGTTGCAAATGATGCTTGGCTTAAAAAACTTGCAGAAAACGGGCAAATTGCGACTCAGTACGTAGATTTAAATGGTAATCCTACAATGGATGAAGAATATAATCCAAATGGCTCTTATATGGCAATTGAAGGTATTACTTCACCAGATGGTAGAGTACTTGGTAAAATGGCACATTCAGAGCGTCGTGGCGATGGTGTAGCTATTAATATAACTGGCAATCAAAATCAATATATTTTTGAATCCGGCGTTTCTTATTTTAAATAATTTTATTAAATACTATTATTATTTTAGATAATCTTATTTTAATAATAGTATTTAAAATAAAGCCAATGTATTATCAAAATTCGCTTACTGACTAAAAATTGGGTGTCATAAAGTTATAATGAAG
This window contains:
- a CDS encoding type IV pilus twitching motility protein PilT; translated protein: MDLLSILQEAVRQKASDIFFIIGQPVAFKLQGVITRQDTDTLTSDQIVGLVKEMYKAADERDLNLLKDGDDDFALSVRGVGRFRVNVFKQRGTLSAVLRVVSFQLPPRDEYGIPQSIIELSNQKKGLILVTGPAGNGKSTTLSYILDEINSNRNCHILTLEDPIEYLHKHKQSIVSQREIGFDTPNYSKALRAAMRESPDVIFIGEMRDLETIEIAMTAAETGHLVLSTLHTIGAANTIDRIIDVFPSNQQQQIRIQLSMVLNAVVSQQLLPGQDGLVPAFEILEANSAIKTMIRDGKVHQIDSVIYSSAKNGMVSMDSSILELYRSGKISAQTAISFSMNQDAMRRNVN
- a CDS encoding transglutaminase-like domain-containing protein — encoded protein: MKLNKILTLFAILCVAFLLKGTKASAASTFYEDNENGVITITYNNKSNAKMKVAVSKGSETYYYNLGNGKNTLDIPLNMGNGSYKIRICKNISGTKYSVIESSTIELDLSDENEVFKYSNVIVNFEASDNAIKKAKELTKNCKTDTEKIKKIYDYIVKNYKYDYDKIESLSAGYIPDIQIIYKNKKGICYDLSAMMAAMLRSQGIKVKLVTGYTPNIDTYHAWNTVYDTKTKKWYTIDTTYDVAMYRAGKKYTMRKDAKDYTDVKYQY
- a CDS encoding type II secretion system F family protein; the protein is MNREVKKNKEFSSEELSVFCEQIAMLLNSGIPLYDGIDMLYQEMEDKKTKEVLERLTIYMKDNMSLHEALLKVESFPEYMIHMVKVGEYSGKLEEVMHSLAAYYERETNVKVSIRNAITYPIILYCMMSIIILTLVWKILPLFENMFLELNAEISATTKQMMTVGITAGTVIAIITCIIMVFIVVTLLWKRTKHGDKALKNLVRKIRFTNKLSEEIAIGKFISGMSLMISSGINMDEALEIVKDITDHNKVKEKIVACQEKVKENIPIEEAIKETGLIAGMESRMISVAGKTGATDSAFSKLSEQYNVKTTNKLSRLSTMIETILVVCLTVMVGGVLISVMLPLVSMISSVG
- a CDS encoding DUF4860 domain-containing protein; protein product: MVNKERKSLIVGFISIVILLFVFAISGLILVNIGLNVYKNVVLANNANFELRTSLSYVATKIRQSDTVGRTYIEEKDGIPVLVLGEEIDGTIYETLIYHYNGYLCELFREDGMDYELDYGMEVMEINKFTIEETDDGLLKMVAGNKAGEEDSLIISPRTRR
- a CDS encoding phosphoribosylformylglycinamidine synthase subunit PurQ, giving the protein MENVKRIYVEKKEPYAVKAKELKEEIRSYLGITKLANVRVLIRYDIEHVSDETYKSALGVVFSEPPVDILYEEKFPMNENDHVFSVEYLPGQFDQRADSAEQCVKLLNENEEPVIRTATTYVLTGDITKEDFERIKMYCINPVDSRETNEIKPETLIIPFDVPEDVIVIENFKDMKEDDLKELYESLNLAMTFADFCHIQNYFKTDEDRNPTMTEIRVLDTYWSDHCRHTTFLTELENVTFEEGYYKEPIEAAYNDYKKSRDALYQGRDDKYISLMDIALLAMKRLKAEGKLEDMEVSDEINACSIIVPVEIDGKTEEWLVFFKNETHNHPTEIEPFGGAATCLGGAIRDPLSGRGYVYQAMRVTGAADPTVPIKDTLKGKLAQRKIVTGAAKGYSSYGNQIGLATGLVDEIYHPNYVAKRMEIGAVMGAAPRKNVIRESSDPGDIIILMGGRTGRDGCGGATGSSKVHTTDSIHTCGAEVQKGNAPTERKLQRLFRREEVSKLIKKCNDFGAGGVSVAIGELADGLHIFLDKVPKKYAGLDGTELAISESQERMAVVVDKADVDAMLAFAEEENLEAVAVAEVTKEPRLVMYWRDKVIVDISREFLDTNGAHQKASAIVTIPEKEKNYFKTGASYVAAETKKALKQSAKDEKETLKSDDKSDDTIKDQWLAMLGDLNICSKKGLVEMFDSSIGASTVTMPFGGKHQLTPTQTMIAKLPVLHGSCDTVTMMSYGYDPYLSTWSPFHGAVYAVISSVAKIVAAGGNYKNIRFTFQEYFRRLGNDAKRWGEPLTALLGAYDAQIKLGLPSIGGKDSMSGTFNEIDVPPTLVSFAVNVAKNQEIITPELKQEGNSLVVFEINKDAYDLPEYEDLMKQYDQIMELVKNGVIVSAYALGAKGIAEAVSKMAFGNQFGAELDGSLTVEDLFYPAYGNIIAEVSKDKMAELTGSGATFKIVGAVIDQPEFKYRDVNISMEEALNAWENTLEKVFPTKSNVAKMNQAEKVSQNLFDAKRVFVAKNRVAKPKVFIPVFPGTNCEYDSLKAFERAGAEVNTVVFKNLDATNIKESVLAFEKAINDAQILMFPGGFSAGDEPDGSGKFIATAFRNIRISEAVNDLLKQKDGLVLGICNGFQALIKLGLVPYGEILAQNEDSPTLTMNTIGRHISKAVYTKVVSNNSPWLMKANLGDVYTIPASHGEGRFVANDAWLKKLAENGQIATQYVDLNGNPTMDEEYNPNGSYMAIEGITSPDGRVLGKMAHSERRGDGVAINITGNQNQYIFESGVSYFK
- a CDS encoding type IV pilus modification PilV family protein produces the protein MDTEKKQNSFRLPMIEMVIILGVFAVISVLIVRMFVSTDRMSTKALNISRAVIETESIAETLKGREVSEALFRDIGAVEAKNTDDTYFIYYDKYWNVLKEEVKSEAKNVIVIHFTESISEYGDMNTYQITAYESEDGEQINESDEPLCDLTVKKLI
- a CDS encoding AzlD domain-containing protein; its protein translation is MQKQLIAVILMAVVTYIPRALPITIFRKEIKSNFIKSFLQYVPYAVLGALTFPDVFTSTGNVVTATCGLAVALFLAWKEKSLVIVAIGAVITVYLSQFLVVAFC
- a CDS encoding phospho-N-acetylmuramoyl-pentapeptide-transferase, with translation MLYSLFDSTNGKGIAFFGLLFAFLVTCILLELLQNVLPRDGGRAFAVNGGLSQGKPRGAGIVFILVFVVSAILFAPINRELIIYLIMLIAAMMSGYLDDSSKAPWGEYKKGLIDLIIAFVCAFTYVNFNSSKLTIMLTGQEFVLPAWLYVILAMILIWASINVTNCSDGVDGLSGSLSICTLITFYVIYISKIGDAGFGQFILLMVICLLGYLWFNASPSKLLMGDAGSRAIGLFLAVVALKTGSALLFIPCAIVLIIDGGLGLIKVALLRFLKIRILKNTRTPIHDHVRKNKGWSDTQTVFRFIIIQIVVSFILIFALL
- a CDS encoding LysR family transcriptional regulator — its product is MDINYELYKVFYYVAKTLSFSEAATELFISQSAVSQSVKVLEKRLDQVLFIRSTKRVSLTKEGEMLLKHIEPAINLITRGENQLLNSTPSGGMQLRIAASDTICRYFLVPYLNLFHKTYKEVHIKIINGTSLKCAEMLETNQVDLIVANSPNSALNNNMKILDVKDFTDVFVANPDAFPFGDKPLSLEELQKLPILMLNKLSTTSAFLHNLFLQNSLDLVPAIEISSNDLLIDLAKIGLGIAFVPDFCIKNTIDENLYVLKTEETMPTRKLVAAYDESIPLSEPANYFIQLLLNEQL